A genomic region of Pseudomonas frederiksbergensis contains the following coding sequences:
- a CDS encoding MurR/RpiR family transcriptional regulator: MDILYQIRARQDSFSAGEGRIARLMLDDVGFAASASLDELALRAEVSSATLSRFARSVGCRDLRDLRLQLAQASGVGSRFLDPAGKPEQSAFYRQIVGDIESTLRQHLSAFDESRFSDAVKLLGKARMIHAFGMGGCSTLCSDELQVRLVRLGYPIAACHDPVMMRVTAASLGAEHALIVCSLTGITPELLEAVELARSYGTRILAITLADSTLAQLADVVLPLQSAETSFIYKPTAARYGMLLAIDVLATELALAQPEDNQERLRRIKLALDDYRGGDDHLPLGD, encoded by the coding sequence ATGGACATCCTCTACCAGATTCGCGCACGTCAGGATTCCTTCAGCGCCGGCGAAGGGCGGATTGCCCGATTGATGCTCGACGATGTGGGGTTCGCCGCTTCGGCGAGCCTCGACGAACTGGCACTGCGAGCCGAAGTCAGCAGCGCGACGCTCTCGCGGTTTGCCCGCAGTGTCGGCTGCCGTGACCTGCGTGATTTGCGCCTGCAACTGGCCCAGGCCAGCGGGGTCGGCAGCCGCTTCCTTGACCCCGCGGGGAAGCCGGAACAGTCGGCGTTTTATCGGCAGATCGTCGGCGATATCGAGTCGACACTGCGCCAGCATTTGTCGGCGTTCGATGAGTCGCGTTTCTCCGATGCGGTGAAGTTGCTGGGCAAGGCGCGGATGATTCATGCGTTCGGCATGGGCGGATGCTCGACACTCTGTAGCGATGAGCTGCAAGTGCGGCTGGTGCGCCTCGGCTACCCGATTGCCGCCTGTCATGACCCGGTGATGATGCGCGTGACCGCCGCATCCTTGGGCGCGGAGCACGCGCTGATCGTCTGTTCGCTGACTGGCATCACCCCTGAACTGCTGGAGGCTGTCGAGTTGGCGCGCAGTTACGGCACCCGCATCCTGGCGATTACCCTGGCCGACTCAACGCTGGCGCAATTGGCCGATGTAGTGCTGCCGCTGCAAAGCGCCGAAACCTCGTTCATCTACAAACCGACGGCGGCGCGCTACGGCATGCTGTTGGCGATCGACGTGCTGGCTACCGAGCTGGCGCTGGCTCAACCTGAAGACAATCAAGAGCGTCTGCGGCGGATCAAACTTGCCCTCGACGACTACCGTGGCGGCGATGATCATCTGCCGCTGGGAGACTGA